Below is a genomic region from Candidatus Neomarinimicrobiota bacterium.
CACCCAAGGGATATTGCAAGGCACTTACGAAACATTCGCCGCTGCAGCAAAACAGCATTATAATTCTGATCTCACCGGAAAATTGGTAGTTACTGCTGGACTTGGTGGTATGGGCGGCGCTCAGCCTCTATCCGTTACCATGAATAATGGTGTTACCATTTGCATCGAAATTGACCCATTTAGGATTCAGCGCCGGTTAGAGACAAAATATCTTAATGTAGCAACCGATTCCCTTGATGATGCCTTATCAATGGCCCGTGATGCACAGAATAAGGGTGAACCTCTATCTATTGGCCTGCAGGGGAATGCCGCCGATATTGTGCCCCAAATGGCTAAATTGGGGATTGTACCAGATATGGTCACCGATCAAACTTCTGCCCACGATGAGTTAGATGGTTATGTGCCCAATGGAATGACCTACGAAGCGGCCCTAGCATTACGCAAATCTGATCCTGATGAGTATATTAAAGAGAGTTTCCGCGCCATGGCAGAACATTGCCAGGGGATGTTGGATTTGAAAGCGCAAGGTGCCATTGCATTTGATTATGGTAACAATCTTCGCGGACAAGCAAAAAAAGCGGGTGTCGAAAATGCATTCGATTTTCCCGGTTTTGTACCGGCTTATATCCGTGATCTTTTTTGTGAGGGGAAAGGACCCTTCAGATGGGTGGCTTTGTCCGGCGATCCGGAAGATATTTATAAGACAGATGAAAAACTTTTGGACATGTTTCCCGAAGATGAGACACTATCCCGTTGGATTAAATTGGCCCGGGAACAAGTGCAATTCCAAGGATTACCATCACGAATTTGCTGGTTAGGATATACCCAAAGAGCCAAGTTTGGTGTGGCGTTAAATCAGATGGTGGCTAGCGGGGAGCTTTCCGCGCCAGTAGTAATTGGCCGTGATCATTTGGATTGTGGCTCCGTGGCGTCACCTTATCGTGAAACAGAAGCAATGAAAGATGGTTCAGATGCTGTTGCAGACTGGCCTTTACTCAATGCATTAACTAGCGCTGCTAGTGGATCAACTTGGGTTTCCATTCATCATGGTGGAGGTGTAGGTATGGGGTTGGCCATTCATGCGGGTCAGGTGATTTGTGCCGATGGTACTCCAGAAATGGAAAAGCGGTTGGAAGCAGTTTTAACCAACGACCCGGGAATGGGAATTTTACGTCACGCCGACGCGGGATACGAAGATGCGATTCAGAATGCGAAAGATTGGGATGTGGATATTCCTATGATTGAAGGATGAATTTATCATATTCATAAATAAATCACTCATGCAGGACGTGCCGTCCTGCGAATACAACGATGAATAATAGACAGGACACTGAGTCCATTATCTGTTCATGACGACACGTCCTGAACGAGGTAAAATAGTTTAGAGTTGGGATGATATTTATATATGAAGCGTAACTGGGTAAAAGATAGCCCAAATCCCTATTTTTTAACACATACTGTGTTAGATTGGACTCATGTTTTTATTAATACAACTTTAAACAGTGTTATCTTAGATGCATTTAATCACTATCGATTTGGTTACGGAGTTCAATTCTATGGGTATGTGATTATGCCGAATCATATTCATTATATCGCCCAGTTCAATCAAGAGAAATATGGGTTAAGTGACTTTGCAAGGGATTTTAAAAGTACGGTGACAAAAAAAATATTTGATTTAATTAAACTAAATTCAAAAGAATCTAGTTTTCCAGTTTTTAAACTTTTTAGTAAAAATGGGTTGAAAATAAAATCGTCAGGAGAATTGATAGATTTCTTATTAGAATCCGGAAGAAATGCAGACCAAGATATCAAACTTTGGAGAGATGATGAGACACCAATTATTTTGGAAACGGAAGAAATGGGAACCCAACGGTTGAATTATCTACATGAGAATCCTGTGAAAAAAGGTTGGGTCGAGAAACCTGAAGATTATACTTATTCCAGTGCATCCTTTTATCTAAATGGAAAAACATTTCCATTTAGAGTTAACAATTTATTCGAAGAAGAATGAACTCATTTTTAATAACTCCACATCTTCATTTGTTCAGGACGACACGTCCTAAACGAGGAAGTATGTTTAGAGTTTAAATTTGAAGAAACATCTCTCAATCACTCATGCAGGACGTGCCGTCCTGCGAATACAACGATGAATAATAGACAGGACACTCAATCCATTATCTGTTCAGGACGACACGTCCTGAAGGAGTCTCGTTGAAATTATTAATGAAAAATCATCAATCAACAATCCAAAATTCAAAATCGACAATTCTTACAAACGTCGGTTGTTTGGTTAC
It encodes:
- the hutU gene encoding urocanate hydratase translates to MKRTIIAPRGTELSCKNWQIEAPYRMIQNNLDPDVAENPDELVVYGGKGKAARNWECYDSILATLKRMDEDETLLVQSGKPVGVLKTHTWSPRVLIANSNLVPNWATWDHFNELDKLGLMMYGQMTAGSWIYIGTQGILQGTYETFAAAAKQHYNSDLTGKLVVTAGLGGMGGAQPLSVTMNNGVTICIEIDPFRIQRRLETKYLNVATDSLDDALSMARDAQNKGEPLSIGLQGNAADIVPQMAKLGIVPDMVTDQTSAHDELDGYVPNGMTYEAALALRKSDPDEYIKESFRAMAEHCQGMLDLKAQGAIAFDYGNNLRGQAKKAGVENAFDFPGFVPAYIRDLFCEGKGPFRWVALSGDPEDIYKTDEKLLDMFPEDETLSRWIKLAREQVQFQGLPSRICWLGYTQRAKFGVALNQMVASGELSAPVVIGRDHLDCGSVASPYRETEAMKDGSDAVADWPLLNALTSAASGSTWVSIHHGGGVGMGLAIHAGQVICADGTPEMEKRLEAVLTNDPGMGILRHADAGYEDAIQNAKDWDVDIPMIEG